A genomic segment from Sciurus carolinensis chromosome 1, mSciCar1.2, whole genome shotgun sequence encodes:
- the Tshb gene encoding thyrotropin subunit beta: protein MTAIFLMSMLFGLACGQAMTFCIPTEYTMHIDRRECAYCLTINTTICAGYCMTRDINGKLFLPKYALSQDVCTYRDFIYRTVEIPGCPHHVTPYFSYPVAVSCKCGKCNTDYSDCVHEAIKTNYCTKPQKSYLLGFSV from the exons ATGACTGCTATCTTCCTGATGTCCATGCTCTTTGGTCTTGCATGTGGGCAAGCAATGACTTTTTGTATTCCAACGGAGTATACAATGCATATCGATAGGAGAGAGTGTGCTTATTGCCTAACCATCAACACCACCATCTGTGCTGGATATTGTATGACACGG gATATAAATGGCAAGCTGTTTCTCCCCAAATATGCCCTTTCCCAGGATGTTTGTACATACAGAGACTTCATCTACAGGACTGTAGAAATACCAGGATGCCCACACCATGTTACTCCCTATTTCTCCTACCCTGTAGCTGTAAGCTGCAAATGCGGGAAGTGTAACACTGACTATAGTGACTGTGTACATGAGGCCATCAAGACAAACTACTGCACCAAACCTCAGAAGTCCTATCTCCTGGGATTTTCTGTCTAG